In Candidatus Thiodictyon syntrophicum, a genomic segment contains:
- a CDS encoding SNF2-related protein has translation MRTRTYLVEAIVDEPLAPGLALVRGACLDDDAQGEKIEVIWGLELDTEILDHEAWKNLGEKGFDNPRFFGAFLHTLRWNCVTATDPNLFQAPFRAGIRIDAYQLEPLRKALRLPRVNLFIADDVGLGKTIEAGLIASELLLRRRAREIVVACPPSMLYQWKDELETRFGFTFEILDRAYIERVRQERGYGVNP, from the coding sequence GTGCGTACACGTACTTACCTGGTCGAGGCAATCGTCGATGAACCGCTCGCGCCGGGACTTGCGCTGGTACGTGGCGCCTGCCTTGACGACGACGCGCAAGGTGAGAAAATCGAGGTCATCTGGGGCCTGGAACTCGACACCGAGATCCTCGACCACGAGGCCTGGAAGAACCTGGGTGAGAAAGGTTTCGACAACCCCCGCTTCTTCGGCGCCTTTCTGCACACCCTGCGCTGGAACTGCGTCACCGCGACCGACCCCAACCTCTTCCAGGCCCCGTTCCGCGCTGGCATCCGCATCGACGCCTATCAACTTGAACCGCTGCGCAAGGCGCTGCGGCTGCCCCGCGTCAACCTGTTCATTGCCGACGATGTGGGGCTCGGCAAGACCATCGAGGCCGGACTCATCGCCAGCGAACTGCTGCTGCGTCGCCGCGCCCGCGAAATCGTCGTCGCCTGCCCGCCCTCCATGCTCTATCAGTGGAAGGACGAACTGGAGACCCGCTTCGGTTTTACCTTCGAGATCCTGGACCGCGCCTACATCGAGCGCGTCCGCCAGGAGCGCGGCTACGGCGTCAACCCCTGA
- a CDS encoding EAL domain-containing protein, translating into MTKDVATIAADAPLSVALDQMTTRRIRSVLVHDGGALVGIVTGHDLITAAARGTAFVTPVAALMSYPVLRLPAHTPLASAYGRMRRTGLRHLVVTGRDGTPAGIVSETDFFQHLSAAQLTSALTVADIMDLSPATLGPEATLAQVLMAVATAPSDCAVVTRGAQPLVIVTEGSLLARLRAGADLLATRLIDQSDKVVTLNTVAASASLAEARALFRSRKVHTLAVVHPDGALAGVLALRGLIGAALPDRGDGRAGVPSTTAPSRVRLRQFQRAVQQSPVSVIITDTEGTIEYVNPRFCEVTGYREDEVLGRNPRLLKSGAQDATFYQALWRAISAGRVWKGELCNRRRDTSLYWEAATISPVRDDRGDIVNFVAVKEDITARKRAERALRESESKYRGLIASLSGEYLLYRREPAGPMTYLSPSVEHMTGYTPAELEGPWISHLTDHPLNQSALETSRRALEGARQEPYDIEIRVKSGDVKRLRVSESPLFNLQGQVVAVQGIAQDVTELHRTRVLLDGRSRVLERLARGRPQAEVLEAITAYIAEAQPGAMPAVYLLDQDGPRLWLGAAPALPAHFNRALDGGAIGPGVGTCASVSDQDPLVVCEDIRSHPDWAALREIILTTELRACWSHPIRGRSGRVLGTFAIYHRESRRPAPREREIIAAAADLAAVVLDYFQAQVALGHAEERERLLLISTTEGVLGVDRLGITTFVNPAAARMLGYLPEELTGTVIHDRIHRPTVGHADSRAAENHPLAHCPLVAPALDGRARHGIRETLYRRDGSAVPVELWSNPVLVDGQLAGAAVTFRDISERLEQEQRIHFLAFHDALTGLPNRNLLRESLDRELARLRRHDTPFALYLLDLDHFKDVNDSLGHPAGDELLQVVAERLRAQLRAEDSVARMGGDEFAIIQSYTGGADGVARLANRLVDALARPIPIRGREIRIGASLGVVMVNDPLDADTLMAQADVALYEAKGRGRNRYALFAPDMARALERELEIVGSLSQAIANGDLHLVYQPQVRIASGALYAVEALVRWHHRRLGALLPGDFVPILERRGTVARLDGWVLRQAARQARDWTRRGCPFGRLAVNLSTLYPDDGQGAATPPDLIRRHGGNPQDLELELTERMLTRETYGIAESIAAIRGAGMGIAIDDFGTGYASLSYLRRFNPRTLKIDRALVADMAGDQGAAEIVKAAIALGRALGLALVAEGVEDSAQADYLVAYGCELAQGYLYGGALEIEAFNERFFADCTPVGEGTGSDQAASDSR; encoded by the coding sequence ATGACCAAGGACGTCGCGACCATTGCCGCGGACGCGCCCCTCTCTGTCGCCCTGGATCAGATGACTACGCGCCGGATCCGCTCAGTCCTCGTCCACGACGGCGGCGCCCTGGTCGGCATCGTCACGGGTCATGACCTGATCACTGCCGCCGCCCGTGGGACCGCCTTCGTGACCCCGGTGGCAGCCCTGATGAGCTATCCGGTGCTGCGCCTTCCGGCACACACCCCGCTTGCGAGCGCCTACGGACGGATGCGCCGCACCGGCCTGCGGCACCTGGTCGTGACGGGACGTGATGGCACCCCGGCCGGGATCGTAAGCGAGACCGACTTCTTTCAGCACCTGTCCGCGGCGCAATTGACCAGCGCCCTAACGGTCGCGGACATCATGGACCTCAGTCCCGCGACCTTGGGTCCTGAGGCGACCCTGGCCCAAGTCCTGATGGCCGTTGCAACCGCGCCGAGCGATTGTGCAGTCGTCACGCGGGGGGCGCAGCCCCTCGTCATCGTCACCGAAGGCAGTCTGCTGGCCCGCTTGCGTGCTGGTGCCGATTTGCTCGCCACCAGGCTGATCGATCAATCGGACAAGGTGGTCACCCTCAACACCGTCGCCGCCAGTGCCTCCCTTGCCGAGGCCCGCGCCCTGTTTCGGTCCCGCAAGGTCCACACCCTGGCAGTAGTGCACCCCGACGGCGCGCTGGCGGGGGTCCTGGCGCTGCGCGGACTCATCGGCGCGGCATTGCCCGATCGCGGGGACGGTCGAGCCGGCGTACCCTCGACCACGGCGCCCTCCCGCGTGCGCCTGCGCCAGTTTCAGCGCGCCGTGCAGCAGAGCCCCGTCTCCGTGATCATCACCGACACCGAGGGCACCATCGAGTATGTCAACCCCCGCTTCTGCGAAGTCACCGGCTATCGCGAGGACGAGGTATTGGGTCGCAACCCGCGGCTCCTGAAGTCCGGCGCGCAAGACGCAACCTTCTATCAGGCATTGTGGCGGGCCATCTCGGCCGGGCGGGTTTGGAAGGGGGAACTGTGCAACCGCCGCCGCGACACCTCCCTGTATTGGGAGGCCGCCACCATCTCCCCGGTGCGCGACGATCGCGGGGACATCGTCAATTTCGTCGCGGTCAAGGAAGACATCACCGCGCGTAAGCGCGCTGAGCGGGCCTTGCGCGAGAGCGAGTCGAAGTACCGCGGGCTGATCGCATCCTTGAGCGGGGAGTACCTGCTGTACCGCCGTGAGCCGGCGGGTCCCATGACCTACCTGAGCCCCTCGGTCGAACACATGACCGGCTACACCCCGGCGGAACTGGAGGGTCCCTGGATCAGTCATCTCACCGATCATCCGCTCAACCAATCCGCGTTGGAAACCAGCCGACGTGCCTTGGAGGGTGCCCGGCAGGAACCCTACGACATCGAGATCCGCGTCAAATCCGGCGACGTCAAACGACTGCGGGTCTCCGAGAGCCCATTGTTCAATCTCCAGGGGCAGGTCGTTGCCGTGCAGGGGATTGCCCAGGACGTGACCGAACTGCACCGCACGCGGGTCCTGCTCGACGGCCGCAGCCGCGTCCTGGAGCGCCTGGCCCGCGGCCGTCCGCAGGCTGAGGTGCTGGAGGCCATCACGGCCTATATCGCGGAGGCCCAACCGGGGGCCATGCCTGCCGTGTATCTTCTGGATCAGGACGGGCCGCGCCTGTGGTTAGGGGCGGCCCCCGCACTCCCGGCGCACTTCAACCGCGCGCTGGACGGGGGCGCGATCGGTCCCGGGGTCGGTACCTGCGCGAGCGTCAGCGACCAGGATCCGCTCGTGGTCTGCGAGGATATCCGCAGCCATCCCGACTGGGCTGCTCTGCGCGAGATCATCCTGACCACTGAGCTTCGTGCCTGCTGGTCTCACCCCATTCGGGGGCGTTCCGGGCGCGTCCTCGGCACCTTCGCCATCTACCACCGCGAGTCGCGTCGACCGGCGCCGCGCGAGCGCGAGATCATCGCCGCCGCGGCGGACCTGGCCGCCGTCGTGCTCGACTACTTTCAGGCGCAGGTCGCCCTGGGTCATGCCGAAGAGCGCGAACGCCTCCTCCTGATCTCCACCACCGAGGGTGTCCTCGGCGTCGACCGCCTGGGGATCACGACCTTCGTCAATCCGGCGGCGGCGCGGATGCTCGGTTACCTGCCCGAGGAACTCACCGGCACCGTCATTCACGATCGCATCCACCGTCCGACCGTCGGTCATGCCGATTCCCGGGCGGCCGAGAATCACCCCCTGGCCCACTGCCCCCTGGTCGCCCCGGCCCTGGATGGGCGCGCCCGCCATGGGATCAGGGAGACCCTGTACCGGCGCGACGGCAGCGCTGTTCCCGTCGAGTTGTGGAGCAATCCAGTCCTGGTCGACGGGCAGTTGGCCGGGGCCGCGGTCACCTTTCGCGACATCAGCGAGCGCCTGGAACAAGAGCAACGCATCCATTTCCTGGCCTTCCACGATGCCCTCACCGGCCTTCCCAACCGCAACCTCCTGCGCGAGTCCCTCGATCGGGAATTGGCGCGACTACGCCGCCACGACACCCCCTTCGCCCTCTATCTGCTGGATCTGGACCACTTCAAGGATGTCAACGACAGCCTGGGACACCCCGCCGGCGATGAACTGTTGCAGGTCGTGGCCGAGCGTCTACGTGCCCAGTTGCGCGCCGAGGACAGCGTCGCGCGCATGGGGGGCGACGAGTTCGCCATCATCCAGAGCTACACCGGCGGCGCGGACGGGGTGGCGCGTCTGGCCAATCGGCTGGTGGACGCCCTGGCCCGGCCGATCCCCATCCGTGGCCGCGAAATCAGGATCGGGGCCAGTCTGGGCGTCGTCATGGTGAACGACCCCCTGGATGCCGACACCCTGATGGCCCAGGCGGACGTTGCCCTCTACGAGGCCAAGGGTCGGGGACGCAACCGCTATGCCCTGTTTGCGCCGGACATGGCCCGCGCCCTGGAGCGCGAACTGGAGATCGTCGGCAGCCTCTCCCAGGCCATCGCCAACGGTGACCTGCACCTGGTCTACCAACCCCAGGTACGCATCGCCAGCGGCGCCTTGTACGCGGTGGAGGCCCTGGTACGCTGGCACCACCGTCGGCTCGGCGCCCTCTTGCCCGGCGACTTCGTCCCTATCCTGGAGCGCCGCGGTACCGTCGCCCGCCTGGATGGCTGGGTCCTGCGCCAGGCCGCCCGTCAGGCCCGTGACTGGACCCGCCGCGGTTGCCCCTTCGGACGCCTCGCGGTGAACCTGTCCACCCTGTATCCGGACGACGGTCAGGGCGCCGCCACCCCCCCGGACCTGATCCGGCGCCACGGTGGTAACCCACAGGACCTCGAACTGGAACTGACCGAGCGCATGCTCACGCGCGAAACCTATGGTATCGCGGAGTCTATCGCCGCCATTCGCGGCGCCGGCATGGGGATCGCCATCGACGACTTCGGGACCGGCTACGCCTCCTTGAGCTACCTGCGCCGCTTCAACCCGCGCACCCTCAAGATCGACCGCGCCCTGGTCGCCGACATGGCTGGCGACCAGGGCGCCGCCGAGATCGTCAAGGCCGCCATCGCGCTCGGGCGGGCGCTCGGCCTGGCCCTGGTCGCCGAGGGGGTGGAAGACAGCGCCCAGGCCGACTACCTGGTGGCCTATGGTTGTGAACTCGCTCAGGGGTATCTGTATGGCGGTGCGCTGGAGATTGAGGCCTTCAACGAGCGCTTTTTCGCGGACTGCACACCGGTGGGGGAGGGCACCGGTAGCGACCAAGCCGCAAGCGACTCGAGGTGA